One genomic segment of Terriglobia bacterium includes these proteins:
- a CDS encoding tetratricopeptide repeat protein, which produces MALGFGFNKAKVLSAAEKHVQQGKLQNAISEYEKVVKEDPKDLTVLNTIGDLYARLGQTDRAIAHFRKVGDAYASDGFTVKSIAMYKKLTKLAPNSVEGLQKLADLYTQQGLYNDARQQYVALADYRMRANDLDGAARVFQKMLELDPENAAMQSKLADLYIRMGKKEDAKEIYFRAAESLYQRAAMDAADEALGRILSIDPANPRALLKRGLIAVDSGDGAAAIRHLECIAHIDSNPDALGILLRAHLQVKDLGNAETVARNLVAQHKDFSGIQALAETLMATGSYRESLAIYREFSGQLSLGNTESLQHGLEAALYKVREDAALLEIVRELYRKLGDQSHISESTELLAHALVQAGDLKRARDLYRELTESEPENPMHEQQYRQVLAKLGEDAAVRPLTAAEGSQAFMVDELEMTAPAITQEYSDEIADAVKSALTDSELLDSYNMPAKALAPLEKVLPQAPRDFRLNQRLASLYAAANRFGDAAQCCATLESVYLQAGHPDQARQYREMAAGYHERAGAAPAIEVQAPSYSVEVEAAPAAPPAAAAPEIDISEEWETHAAAPAAAPLPTAGELLDEIRFYISQGMWNEARAACERCQAIAPGNPELVGMQSQVTAALVPVIEVQGPADFGIEPPPQVEPPPAAEISPEAAAPALEAAAPAKADVLGAFVSDLEQSLGTDFAVGGTTPASAEPAAPPPAPPQAAPAMEAAPGKLAEEVHEEASSVLSDMFAEFKEDAEAGASEVEDPDTHYNLGVAFREMGLMDEAIGELQKVCHAIEKGIPFSQPMQAYTWLAQCLVDKGVPAASYRWYEQALKIATDEQQRLSLHYDLAKAHEAAGDRPSALQHFMEVYGSNIDYRDVAERIKALRS; this is translated from the coding sequence ATGGCGCTCGGTTTTGGCTTCAACAAGGCGAAGGTCCTCAGCGCGGCGGAAAAGCACGTCCAGCAGGGCAAGCTGCAGAACGCCATCAGCGAGTACGAAAAGGTCGTCAAGGAAGACCCCAAGGACCTGACCGTGCTCAACACCATCGGCGACCTCTATGCGCGCCTCGGCCAGACCGACCGGGCGATCGCGCACTTCCGCAAGGTGGGCGATGCCTACGCGTCCGACGGGTTCACCGTCAAATCCATCGCCATGTACAAGAAGCTCACCAAGCTGGCGCCCAACTCGGTGGAAGGCCTGCAGAAGCTCGCCGACCTCTACACCCAGCAGGGCCTGTACAACGATGCCCGCCAGCAATACGTTGCCCTCGCCGACTACCGGATGAGGGCCAACGACCTGGACGGCGCCGCCCGTGTCTTCCAGAAAATGCTGGAGCTCGATCCGGAAAACGCCGCCATGCAGAGCAAGCTGGCCGATCTCTACATTCGGATGGGCAAGAAGGAAGACGCCAAGGAAATCTATTTCCGTGCGGCCGAGTCGCTGTACCAGCGGGCGGCCATGGACGCGGCCGACGAAGCCCTGGGGCGCATCCTCAGCATCGATCCTGCCAACCCCCGTGCGCTGCTCAAGCGCGGCCTGATCGCGGTGGATTCCGGCGACGGCGCCGCCGCCATCCGCCACCTGGAGTGCATTGCGCACATCGACAGCAATCCCGACGCGCTCGGCATCCTGTTGCGGGCTCACCTGCAGGTGAAAGACCTGGGGAACGCGGAAACGGTGGCGCGCAACCTGGTGGCGCAGCACAAAGACTTCAGCGGCATCCAGGCGCTGGCGGAAACGCTGATGGCGACCGGTTCCTACCGGGAAAGCCTCGCGATTTACCGCGAATTCTCCGGCCAGCTCTCGCTCGGCAACACCGAGTCGCTGCAGCACGGGCTGGAAGCCGCGCTGTACAAGGTCAGGGAGGATGCGGCGTTGCTGGAAATCGTGCGCGAGCTCTATCGCAAGCTCGGCGACCAATCGCATATCAGCGAATCCACCGAGCTGCTGGCGCACGCGCTGGTGCAGGCCGGTGACCTGAAGCGCGCCCGGGATCTCTATCGCGAGCTGACCGAAAGCGAGCCCGAAAATCCCATGCACGAGCAGCAATACCGCCAGGTTCTCGCCAAGCTCGGCGAGGACGCGGCGGTGCGCCCGCTGACCGCCGCCGAAGGCTCGCAGGCGTTCATGGTGGATGAACTGGAAATGACCGCGCCCGCGATCACGCAGGAGTATTCCGACGAGATCGCCGATGCGGTGAAGTCGGCGCTCACCGACTCCGAACTGCTCGATTCCTACAACATGCCGGCCAAGGCGCTGGCGCCGCTGGAAAAGGTCCTGCCGCAAGCCCCACGCGATTTCCGCCTCAACCAGCGACTGGCCTCGCTCTACGCGGCCGCCAACCGGTTTGGCGATGCCGCGCAGTGCTGCGCAACCCTGGAATCGGTTTACCTGCAAGCCGGTCATCCCGATCAGGCGAGACAATATCGCGAGATGGCGGCCGGATATCATGAGCGCGCCGGCGCCGCGCCCGCCATTGAGGTGCAGGCGCCGTCGTACTCGGTTGAGGTCGAAGCTGCTCCGGCAGCGCCACCCGCCGCAGCGGCGCCCGAGATTGATATTTCGGAGGAATGGGAGACGCACGCCGCCGCGCCCGCTGCCGCGCCGCTTCCCACGGCCGGCGAATTGCTCGACGAAATCCGCTTCTACATCTCGCAGGGAATGTGGAACGAGGCCCGCGCCGCCTGCGAGCGATGCCAGGCGATCGCGCCCGGGAATCCCGAACTCGTCGGGATGCAATCGCAGGTTACCGCCGCATTGGTCCCGGTGATTGAAGTCCAGGGACCAGCCGACTTTGGCATCGAACCTCCACCCCAAGTTGAGCCACCGCCCGCGGCGGAAATTTCGCCAGAGGCCGCTGCCCCCGCGCTCGAAGCGGCAGCGCCGGCGAAAGCCGACGTTTTGGGCGCCTTCGTCTCCGATCTGGAACAATCCCTGGGCACGGATTTTGCCGTGGGCGGCACGACGCCAGCATCCGCGGAGCCCGCCGCGCCTCCTCCCGCACCTCCCCAGGCCGCGCCTGCGATGGAAGCCGCGCCCGGCAAGCTTGCGGAAGAGGTACACGAGGAGGCGAGCAGCGTTCTTTCCGACATGTTTGCCGAATTCAAGGAGGATGCCGAAGCCGGCGCCAGTGAAGTGGAGGACCCGGACACGCACTACAACCTGGGCGTGGCCTTCCGCGAGATGGGCCTGATGGACGAGGCCATCGGTGAACTGCAAAAAGTCTGCCACGCCATTGAGAAGGGCATTCCCTTCAGCCAGCCCATGCAAGCCTATACCTGGCTGGCGCAGTGCCTGGTGGACAAGGGAGTCCCCGCCGCCAGTTACCGGTGGTACGAACAAGCGCTCAAGATCGCCACCGACGAGCAGCAGCGCTTGTCGCTCCACTACGACCTGGCGAAGGCCCACGAGGCCGCCGGCGACCGTCCCTCCGCCCTGCAACACTTCATGGAGGTTTACGGCAGCAATATCGACTACCGGGATGTTGCCGAGCGCATCAAAGCTTTGAGGTCGTAG
- a CDS encoding adenosine deaminase translates to MEFVRQLPKGADLHNHLTGAAYAESFIDFAAHDDLCIERQTLRAVAPEKAADGQKPACDDAKGQVPAARAHSDPVLYRDIIDAWSMRHFTPDRNDRSAHDHFFDTFGKFSLAKNDHMGEMLAEAVSRAGHEHVTYLEFILSPDNGAVAKFGAGMGWTGDMVGQRQKLIENDIARVVAAARANVDQAEAKMRSMLRCSSIDADPGCAVTVRYLYEVHRGLGRDQVFAEMVAGFEMGSADPRVVGINLVMPEDGLVEMRDFTLHMHMMDYLHKLYPKVRISLHAGELAPGLVPPDGLRFHIRQSIELGHAERIGHGVDVMHERDPLGLLREMRAKNILVEICLTSNDMILGVRGPDHPLPMYLRYGVPVALATDDEGVARSDLDHEYLRAIQTYALSYQTLKQMARSSLEHAFVPGISLFANTKGFRRTGCEAPPPGVAETSSPSLCRQVLQSSERARLQWKLEEQFAAFEATVGK, encoded by the coding sequence CTGGAGTTTGTCCGGCAACTGCCCAAGGGCGCCGACCTGCATAACCACCTGACCGGCGCTGCCTACGCCGAATCTTTCATTGACTTTGCTGCCCACGACGACCTGTGCATCGAGCGCCAGACGCTGCGCGCGGTGGCGCCGGAAAAAGCCGCGGATGGGCAGAAGCCTGCCTGTGACGACGCCAAGGGCCAGGTGCCGGCAGCGCGCGCCCATAGCGACCCCGTGCTCTATCGCGACATCATCGATGCCTGGTCCATGCGGCACTTCACCCCCGATCGCAACGACCGGTCGGCGCACGATCATTTCTTCGATACCTTCGGCAAATTCTCCCTGGCAAAAAACGATCACATGGGCGAAATGCTGGCGGAAGCGGTATCGCGCGCCGGTCACGAGCACGTCACCTACCTGGAGTTCATCCTCAGCCCGGACAACGGCGCCGTCGCGAAATTCGGCGCGGGCATGGGCTGGACCGGCGACATGGTGGGGCAGCGCCAGAAGCTGATCGAAAACGACATCGCGCGGGTGGTGGCGGCGGCGCGCGCCAACGTGGATCAGGCGGAAGCCAAAATGCGCTCCATGCTGCGTTGCAGCTCGATCGATGCCGATCCGGGATGCGCCGTGACCGTGCGCTACCTCTATGAAGTCCACCGCGGGCTGGGACGCGATCAGGTGTTCGCGGAGATGGTGGCGGGATTCGAAATGGGCTCTGCCGATCCGCGCGTGGTCGGAATCAACCTGGTGATGCCGGAAGACGGCCTGGTGGAAATGCGCGACTTCACTCTCCACATGCATATGATGGACTACCTGCACAAGCTCTATCCCAAGGTGCGCATCTCGCTGCACGCCGGCGAGCTGGCGCCCGGCCTGGTGCCGCCCGACGGTCTGCGCTTTCACATTCGCCAATCCATCGAGCTTGGGCACGCGGAGCGCATCGGGCACGGCGTGGACGTGATGCACGAGCGCGACCCGCTGGGATTGCTGCGCGAAATGAGGGCCAAGAACATCCTGGTGGAAATCTGCCTGACCAGCAACGACATGATTCTCGGCGTGCGCGGCCCCGACCACCCGCTGCCGATGTATTTGCGGTACGGTGTGCCGGTCGCGCTCGCCACCGACGACGAGGGTGTGGCGCGCTCCGACCTCGATCACGAATACCTGCGCGCCATCCAAACCTACGCCCTCAGCTATCAAACCTTGAAGCAGATGGCCCGCAGCAGCCTGGAACACGCCTTTGTTCCAGGCATCAGCCTGTTTGCGAATACGAAAGGGTTTCGGCGCACCGGCTGCGAGGCGCCCCCTCCTGGCGTGGCGGAAACATCGTCGCCGAGCTTATGCCGTCAAGTTCTACAAAGCAGCGAGCGTGCTCGCCTGCAATGGAAGCTGGAAGAACAGTTTGCCGCATTCGAGGCAACCGTGGGGAAATGA
- a CDS encoding DUF4337 domain-containing protein: MEVNEELHEVAHEARSRSDKQIGLTMAVVAVLLAVSTMLGHRMHTESVLLQNRATDQWAFYQAKNIRAHMYEANAQMAAALGAQGAKLAEDFKSRGEKQRSDAEKIRAEAEKLEEETQATERKAGHYDLAEICFEIGIVLCSISLLSGSGLFWRLSFISTAIGIIIAARGAWLH, translated from the coding sequence ATGGAAGTGAATGAAGAACTGCACGAGGTCGCGCACGAGGCGCGCAGCCGCTCCGACAAGCAGATTGGGCTGACCATGGCGGTGGTCGCGGTGCTGCTCGCCGTTTCCACCATGCTCGGCCACCGCATGCACACCGAGTCCGTCCTGCTGCAGAACCGCGCGACCGACCAGTGGGCGTTCTACCAGGCGAAAAACATTCGCGCCCACATGTACGAGGCCAATGCGCAGATGGCCGCTGCCCTGGGAGCGCAGGGCGCAAAACTGGCGGAAGATTTCAAGTCGCGCGGCGAAAAGCAGCGCAGCGATGCCGAGAAGATCCGCGCCGAGGCCGAAAAGCTGGAAGAGGAGACACAGGCCACGGAGCGCAAGGCCGGGCATTACGACTTGGCGGAGATCTGCTTCGAAATCGGCATCGTGCTGTGCTCGATTTCGCTGCTGTCCGGGTCAGGTCTGTTCTGGCGGCTGTCGTTCATCAGCACCGCTATCGGGATCATCATCGCCGCGCGCGGCGCCTGGCTGCACTAG
- a CDS encoding P1 family peptidase codes for MHPRPKLILPLLICLSGCVAPLPAWSQTAGGTTTRPRIRDLGVQVGVLPPGPLNAITDVAGVTVGQTTIVRGDKVRTGVTAILPHGGNLFREKVPGAVFIGNAFGKLAGSTQVNELGEIETPILLTSTLAVPRVADAVIDYMLALPGNEDVRSINPLVGETNDGYLNDIRSRPITREDVLAAIKGANGGPVEEGSVGAGTGTIAFGWKGGIGTASRKLPASLGGYTVGVLVQTNFGGVLTIAGAPVGKELGRYSFRRELENSAGARSPSSASTTDSANGSCMIVVATDAPLEARNLKRLAARAIMGMARTGAAGSNGSGDYVIAFSTAPQLRIRPGDETKPRQVTVLGNEALSPLFLAAIEATEEAIYNSLLKATTVTARSKTVEALPVERVVEILKVHGMIRK; via the coding sequence ATGCACCCGCGGCCCAAGCTGATCCTCCCCTTGCTGATTTGCCTTTCCGGCTGCGTTGCGCCGTTGCCTGCGTGGTCGCAGACCGCCGGCGGCACGACCACGCGCCCGCGCATTCGCGACCTCGGCGTGCAAGTCGGCGTCTTGCCGCCCGGGCCGCTGAATGCAATCACCGACGTTGCCGGCGTCACCGTCGGACAGACCACGATTGTGCGCGGCGACAAGGTGCGCACCGGGGTCACCGCCATCCTGCCGCACGGCGGCAACTTGTTCCGCGAGAAGGTGCCAGGCGCGGTGTTTATCGGCAACGCGTTCGGCAAACTCGCCGGCTCGACTCAGGTAAATGAGTTAGGCGAGATCGAGACTCCCATCCTGCTGACCTCGACCCTGGCGGTGCCGCGCGTGGCCGACGCGGTGATTGACTACATGCTGGCCTTGCCGGGAAACGAGGACGTGCGCTCCATCAATCCCCTGGTCGGCGAGACCAATGACGGATACCTGAATGACATTCGCTCGCGGCCGATCACGCGCGAGGATGTGCTGGCGGCGATCAAGGGCGCCAACGGCGGGCCGGTCGAGGAAGGCAGCGTCGGCGCGGGCACGGGCACGATCGCGTTTGGGTGGAAAGGCGGAATCGGGACGGCGTCGCGGAAATTGCCGGCGTCGCTCGGTGGATACACTGTCGGCGTGCTGGTGCAGACCAACTTCGGCGGCGTGCTGACCATCGCCGGCGCCCCGGTGGGTAAAGAGCTGGGGAGGTATTCGTTTCGCCGGGAACTGGAGAACAGTGCTGGAGCGCGCTCGCCCTCGAGCGCGTCCACTACCGACTCGGCCAACGGCTCCTGCATGATCGTGGTCGCCACCGACGCGCCGCTGGAGGCGCGCAATCTGAAGCGGCTGGCGGCGCGCGCGATTATGGGCATGGCGCGCACGGGCGCGGCGGGGTCGAATGGAAGCGGGGATTACGTCATCGCGTTCTCCACCGCGCCGCAACTGCGGATTCGTCCCGGCGATGAGACCAAGCCCCGGCAGGTGACGGTGCTGGGGAATGAGGCCCTGTCGCCGCTGTTTCTGGCGGCGATCGAAGCGACCGAGGAGGCCATCTACAACTCGTTATTAAAGGCAACGACGGTCACTGCGCGCTCGAAGACGGTGGAGGCGCTTCCCGTCGAGCGGGTCGTGGAGATTTTGAAGGTGCACGGGATGATTCGGAAGTAA